The stretch of DNA AGCTGACACGCTGGACATGGTTGCCGAGGAACGGTAAGTGACCGCTCTGGTACCAAATGTTGGAGTTCGCCGGGAATCcgatcgccggcgagctcagGAACTAGCACTCAAGAACACGATGAACTCTAGGTGTTTTGGTGCTGCGTAAACGGCCAGCTTTTCTGTGTTGATTTCATTGCTTTATATAGAAAACCTACAGCTAATCATGGCAGTGATTCTGCCTACATGCGCGGCACGCACGCCACTACCAGCCGTGCCATCCCACGACTCACGTACTGCCGAGCAGAGCTCCTAGCGAGCGGAAAAAACGCACACGATCCCCGCACGAACACAGCGTGCGTCAGGCTCGCGATGGATACGCTAACAGACTAACCAAACAACTAACTAGCTATTTACAAGTCCGACTCGATCACAGGGTTAAGCTCCAACATCAGTTAGCCCAACTGGTTGTCAGTGTCATCTCCATCGTCCTCTGCAAGCTTGTTGATCAGCATCTACATCATCTTGGTGTACCTCGGCATGTGATGGCCTCTGATCATGTATCTGCCCAGCCAGATATTGCCGTAAATGCTGCGAGGGGTCTGATACTCTTGATAGATGGCAACCACCTCATCCAGGTCGTGCTGCTTGCCAGTGCTCGGCTCTTCAGATTATTGCAACACAACCATGTGCATGATGATTCTTCAGGAGGGTACAGCCGGTGAGCCAGAGAGGGGATTGGCAAGGATCGCAGAAGCTGCTCCTTGATCTGTTGCTCTGACAGTGGTAGTGAAGTCATTGTCCCGGTTCATGCAAGCAGCTGGTGAGCTGGACGGCCATGTATTTATACATATCAAAACAGGTATTTAACGGCACATCTAGCAACTAGAAACCAGAAAATGGGAATATGACAGCTCTGTTATGGAAATTTATGTCTTTTTCTTACCAAGTAAAAGAACTATACTATGAATTGGTTTTAGAGTACTTTCTTGCCTTTAAATAGTAGGAAATTATATCATCTGAAGTGTTGCCAACAATCCACAGCAGTGAAGTCTACTATTCTTAGTAAACCAACATACCATTATTTTTTTCCTTGATGTTGATGTGCTCAGTAGTCAAAGTTTAGTTTCCACTCCAATGCATTATATTACCCGGTCCAAAGGCAATACATGACGATGATGATAACGCACTGTCCTCACTTAGCATGCATGCTAAGATTGCTGCAGTACCAGCTCCCATCTTATGCCCAATGCAATAATCTAAAATGGTACTACTTCCGTTCCAAAATATAATAATTTTTTAACTTGATCAAAGTCAAACATTTTCATCTTTAACAATAATATCTCTAAAAATAATTACTTTTAAATAGAAAAAGTTGCATATTACAATAGTTAATTTTATTATGAATAAACtaatattatttttatattatCAATCTTTAATGATTTTTTACCATCTACGGTCAAAGTTTAAAAGGTTTGACTTAGAGAAAATATAAAAATAGTTATATTCTAGGATGGAGGTAGCAGAATTTTGTTAGTCCGAGAAAAACTGGAGGAAAGGAGCTAGTGAACCATTATGGACACGTTTGGTTCCCTTCTGGGTACCGCCTGGCTCGGCTCTCGGGAGACAGGCTCTCACGGGCCAGCAGCGAGCGAGCCAGGCTCCGGAGAAACGAGATCCAGTTTTATTTCCCGGGAGCCAGGCTGAGCGCCGATTTCTACACGGGAAGGCACGAGTCAGATGGAGATGCAAGCAACCAATCGCCCCTCAGTTGCATGCGCTGAGCCACTTCATATCCGTGTTATTTTGCTGTTAAATCTTGTAACGTTAATTCTAAAAGTGAAAGAAATTTATCAAAGGAAAATACAAGAAAAGATAGATTCTATTTTCTTGCGAAGGGTGTAAACGAAGCCACACTAAGATTAAGAGCAATCCAAATCAGCAGTTAGTGTCTTTGGTTCCGATTCCCGCAACCGATTCGCGTCCAAGAAATCAGATTCGCAACCAAAAGGGTCGGACGGCCAACGCGATTCCGAGAAATCTGCTGATTCCCGCAGTTCATTTCCGAATCGGTCGCGACCCCAGATTTTCACCGCTTCTTCACTGTATTTATCCGCCTGCCATCTATTAGGAAcccttgttctttttctttttccgcCGACAGCGCGTGCTCAGCGAAGAAGACagggctcgggcggcgccggcgccggcccctcCACGACCTGCCTCCGGTGCCTCCACTCCCAGCCTTCGGCGCCTCCACGGCAGGCCGGGCTCCTGTCCAGCGCCGCTCTTGCTCCTGCCTCCTGTCCCCACTCTGAAGCACGGCGCGATGGAGGCTGCAGGTCACAGCCGACCAAAGTTCACGGAGCTCACTCGTCCGATCGTCCCTCAGCAGTCCTGCTCCCTCAGTCCCTCTGCTCCCTGTACTGAAGGTCAAGCTTCTCTGTAGGAGTGGTTACAGGTTGGGGATGCGAGCAGAACATGGCTTCGGATCCACGAGCAGTACCTCTCAGTTCCATCGGGTGAAAGAAGCATTTGGAAGAAGATAAGGATTTGAGGAAGAAGATAAGGCCCCTTTGTATGACGAGTGGGTCCTGTAGATGAAAATattaaagaaaaaaagaaaagaatggAAAAGGATGTATAGAGCTGGATTTTAGAACACATGGTTGTAATATTTAGAATTTAATTATTTAATGTATGttcaaatttatttaaattctagttcaaatatattttttatttattatatGAGATCATTTTCTATTTCTATAAGCTATATTTATATAGAACATCAAAAGAAATGATTTTTTCTCAAAACCGCCATCTATATGTTTATCTGATCAGTTTACATATAAACAGGGTATTAGAGGCATAAGTGATATTTTTTACAGAAATCCACAGCTGACAGCTGTTTTCAACCATACAACTTTCCCACAGCCGTCAGGTTACAGCAGTTTTTCCAAAGCTCACAGCAGAAATTAGATTTTCAGAAATTCACAGTTGAACCAAACACGCCCTCAAGATCACCTGTTGTTTACTGGAGAACACTGTCAGGTTGCTACACAGCCACCTCTTCCCAACCCACTTACAACTGGGCTCCACAACGCTTGGTCCCACCTGTCTGTGGACCTAAAAAAATCCGCCCGTCCGCGGCTGACGagcaccgacaggtggggcctcTTCGAATACTGGACCCACACATCAGCCATTGGCCCACCGCACAGTCGCTTCATCCCGCCAGCACGCACATTGTCACGgggcccgcccccgccgcccagAATCATTTAATTTGTGGGTCCCCAGGTGACGTTGCCCCACATGTCGGTGAGGAAAACTCCAGCGGAGCCCACACCCCGGATAAAACGCAGCGACCACACAAGCAAGCGACCACCACCACCCTCTCAACTCCAAAgccccccggccgcccggccgcccgcgcgccagccaccgccgcctcctcgcctcACCCAGATGCCGCCGCCACCGGGCTCGTCGGCGCCCGCGCCGGAGCGGCGCCTCGCCGTGCTCCTCTCCCACTTCCGCCCGTGTCGCGAGGCCCCGCGGGCGGCAACCCGCCTCGCCACCGCCGAGCGCCACGggaccgcggccgccgcggaggcCGAAGCGGTTCTCTCTGCGTCCCCCTGCGCCGCTGGAGGAAGCGGATCCTCCGGAGGCGAATACTGCGTGTTCTGCAACATCATCGCGGGCGCTGCACCGGCCTTCAAGGTTTGTTTTCCCGACTCGTTTAGCCGCTCTGCTTGCAATCGCGTCGCCACGCGAGGCGCTCTCTGCCTgtcctggctttcccagcccgTTCGTGGAGTAGCGGTTTTGAATTTGCTCTCATGGTGGGTGCGTGCGTGCGTCAGGTGTTGGTGAACTGGTTGCCTGCCTATTGACGAATtcggtttgttgtgtgctgcatTTTTGCAGCTCTACGAGGATGATGAGTGCGTGTGCATCCTGGATGCTAAACCACTAACACCTGGGTAAGGGTTTAACGCGCTTCTCGCTTGTCAGCTCTACCATCACTTCGATTCTCTCATTAGTGTGCTTAATTAATTTGGTCGAGTTACTTGATGTGGTGGTGCACACCGTTCGCCCACGAGTTGACACGATATAGGCATGTGTGAAATATGAATCTATCCTCTGGTCGTTCGATTTTACTTGAGTGCAGCACGTGGAGCTTTTGTTATTTGTGTGCACTAAGTTTTTTATTACTTTGTTTGCATGCTTGATTGATGTAAATTGGCAAATATTTTGAAAATTATGGCATATTGCGCGCATTCAAGGCAAAGAGGAGATATTCCCCAGTACCAATGGTAGTTTGGTCTTTTTGTTTGTGCAATTAGCTCAAGATAGTATGGCAGTACGTGATCCTTGTTAGGAGATTTTTGGTTTTCTACAGTTCAGTACTTCAGTTTCAGTTTAACCATCCATACATGTTCATCTGTTAGGCTGTACTTGAATGCGGATACTCATGATATTACGAGATATTGAAGACGTCGCACTTGGTTCACATTATTAGGTCCGACTATTGTTTGGTTGCCGGAGATTCTTATGCATTCAATAGGCCATCAGATATTCAAGTTTCTGCACTAGGATGAGTGAATGACATAATTAATGCCCAGCACAAAGGGAAATGTAACTGTTATATGTCTGGACTGAATGTTTGATATTCAGTCTTTGGATGGATCACAGATGTCATTCATAAATAAATCCATCTTTCTGCACTTTCAGCTGTAAAAATGTGAAACAATGAAAACCGGGTATGCCACCTTATTGGATCTAGACAGCTCTGCTGTTGTTTGTTTGTCATcatttgtttttttttaaaaagaaaatGTAAATAGCATCTTTCATCCCTCAGTTTGTCCTTCGATTCATGCACCAGATGATATGTATACATTTGAAATCCGTGCAATTGTTAGTCCTGTAAAACTACTTTGGTGAGGCTATAAGTTGGAGTGCCATGGTCCTATGATTGCCTGTGACCTCATACGGCACTGTAGTATTGATCAGCTCAGATATGTTCTCAACTACCAGTGGCACCCTTTTAAAATGGGTAGCTCAGTTGCAGTTTCTTTAATAGCTAAACTTCTATATTATCTCATTAGCTGGGTAATGAACATTTCAATGCATGTAGACATCAATTCTTCTTTTGGTGACATGTCTTTTGGTGGCTTACTGATCGTCCAGTTTTCATTGTACTACAAAATGTTACCTGTAACATTATTATAGTGCATTTAAGGAACCATGATGTCCTTTTGAACTAACTAGCATGGAGAAGCATATCTCTAGAGTTGGAATTGGCATTACATCAATCTTGACTGCAGAAATGAATCTGTTTAGTAGTGGTTTACAGCATAAAATTGTTTTTTGTATTAGCTAACGTTGTTTATTTCCTCCTTTATAAAAGTTTAAGGGCATGCCAAATAGTTGTCTGGTGCTGATGTGGCAATGCTGGGTAGCACATTTCAGTTGCCTGCTTAACACTTTCTTAATTGATCTTTCAATTACTATTACTGGTTTTATCTCCTGCTCCTACTGCATTGCCATAATGCCATCTGTAACTAAATATCATCACATCTTAGTGTATTCTCTTAATTAACGATCAATTATTTTGTATTTCCACTGTAGGCATTCCCTGATCATTCCAAAAAGCCATTATCCATCACTGCAAACAACACCACCGACAGTAAGTTTTGGTTATCACAAAAACATAGAATAGCTTCTTTGTTATCCTAATTGCTATTTGTATTCCATTGTATACTTTATGTGGAGTTTTTTAATTCAAAATTTTATTCGAAATTCTTTGTTGGGGCAATTGTCTCTCTTCAGTAATCACCTGAATGGCTTCGATAGGCATTGTACTCTTCATGGTCAATTATCACCACATTGCTCCAATTTTTGGAATTTGATCCCTTTTTTACTTTTGGCATATGATCATTCTGAATATGAAATAAATTCTATACTTGTATGCATTTCTATATCTAGAAACTATCTAGAAAATAAATTATACATAACAATGTGCTTGTTGTG from Panicum hallii strain FIL2 chromosome 3, PHallii_v3.1, whole genome shotgun sequence encodes:
- the LOC112883806 gene encoding adenylylsulfatase HINT3-like — its product is MPPPPGSSAPAPERRLAVLLSHFRPCREAPRAATRLATAERHGTAAAAEAEAVLSASPCAAGGSGSSGGEYCVFCNIIAGAAPAFKLYEDDECVCILDAKPLTPGHSLIIPKSHYPSLQTTPPTVLAAICSKLPLLGTAIMKATQCDAFNVLINNGEKAGQVIFHTHVHIIPRSKDDNLWSSETYSRNPISHGQETKNLVSSIKEVLSSSPEDYSTVTSSTPKGF